Part of the Sinomonas atrocyanea genome is shown below.
CTGGCCCTCCTCGACCCCGCCTCGCGGCCCGGCGACGCCGCGATCTGCGCTCCCATCGTGGCCGAGGAGCATCCCGAGCTCGAGGTCCTTGCCTCCGACATCGGCGACAATCCCGGAGCCGTCACCCGGTTCGTGCTCGTGTCCCGGCCGGGGACGCTGCCAGCGCGCACCGGGGCGGACAAGACGTCCGTGGCGGTGCCCCTTCCGGAGGACCGGGCCGGGGCGCTCATGGAGATCCTCGAGCAGTTCGCCGCCCGCGGCGTCAACCTCTCCCGCATCGAGTCGCGGCCCACGGGCCGGTACCTCGGGCACTACTTCTTCTCGATCGACGTGGACGGGCACATCCAGGACGCCCGCATCGCCGACGCGCTCGCAGGCCTGCACCGCATCAGCCCGCAGATCCGCTTCCTCGGCTCCTACCCGCGGGCCGACGGCGCGCGCCCTCTCGTCAGGGACCACGTCACCGACCACGCCTTCGCGTCCGCGCGCGGCTGGGTGGACGGGATCCTCGGCGCCCCCGCGCGATGACTGGGGGCGCCGGGAGGACGGGCCGCGGCGACGCGCGCTTCCTGTCCGCCTACTTCCGCCGCATCGGCTACACCGGCGACGCCGCCCCCACGCTCGCGGCCATCGCCGCGGTCCACGCCCACCACACCCGCGCCATCCCCTTCGAGAACCTGGCCCCGGCCACCGGGTCCGCGGTCGACATCACGGACGAGGGCATCGAGACCGCCCTCGTGGACCGCCGGCGCGGGGGCTACTGCTTCCAGCATGCAGGGCTGCTCTCCCGCGCCCTCGCGGCGATGGGCGTGGACGGGGTCGAGAACCACCTGTGCCGCGTCTACTGGGGCCGCGGGCCGGGCGCCGGCGCGCCAGCCCGCACGCACCAGGCCACCGTCGTCGAGGCCGAGGGGCGCCGCTACCTCGTTGACGCCGGCTTCGGCGGGTTCAACCCCTCGGGCATCCTCCCGCTCGGGCTCGCCCCCGAGGACTCCGCGGTCTCCACGCCGCTCGGGACGTTCCGCGCCGTGGACGTCGCCGTCGCCGGCCTGCCCGCCGGCGACACCCCCGGGATCGACCTCGTGGTCCAGGCGCGGCTCGGGGAGGGCTGGGCCACGCTGTACGGGGTGGACCTCGGCGCCCACGCCCGGGCGGACTTCGAGGTCGCCAACTGGTACGTCTCGACCTCGGACATTCCGCCGTTCACGCGCTCGCTCATGGCCTCGATCCGCACCGAGACCGAGCGGATCACCCTCGCCAACCTCGAGCTCGCGGTGCGCACGTACAGGCCGGACGGGGCATCCACCGTCCAGCGGAGCACGCTCGGCAGCGCCGACGAGCTCCGCGAGGCCGCCCGGGAGCTGTTCCGCATCGAGGACGCGACCCTCGACTGGGACCGGGCCTACCGGGTGGCGGCACAGGCCTAGGCGGGCCGGACAGCGCCGGGCGGCAGGGCGGCGTCGTGCGTCAGGCTACCCGCACGAGCAGGCTCGCCGGGCGCACCTCGACGTCGACCCTCGTCGCGGACCCGACCACGTCGCCGTCCACCTGCGCCTGGATCGGCTCGGGGACGCGGATGGCGACCCGTTGCGCGCCGTAGAACTGCATGACGGGCAGCTGCCGCTTGTGCTGGACCATGATCTTCACGTACATCGCGATCCAGCCGATAAGGCTGCGGGGACTCATGACGGCGACGTCGAGCACGCCGTCGTCGATGAACGCGTCGGGGATGAAGTCCACCCCGCCGGGCAGCTTCGAGCAGTTCGCGAAGAGGACGCTGCGGACCCGGCGGGTCTGGAAGTCGCCGCCGTCGAGCGAGATCTCCACGCGGCGGCGGCGCTGGCCCGGCATGTGCCGGATGCCGGCCTCGGTGTACGCCATCCAGCCGACCACCCGCTTGAGGTCCTCGCTCGTGTCGTTGAGGATCTCGGCGTCCATGCCCACCCCGGCGATGACCAGGAACGTGTGGGTGGACCGCGTGCCGTCCGGGGCGGTGAGGACGAGGGCGGCCGTGTCGATCCGCCGCTGCCGGCCGAAGACCGCCGTGTGGACGCACT
Proteins encoded:
- the pheA gene encoding prephenate dehydratase; the encoded protein is MQYTFLGPEGTFTEAALLKVPGARDAARTPATTVNAALDAVRDGTADAAMVPIENSVEGGVTATLDAIATGPELRIVREEVVPITFVLVARPGTRAADLRRISTHGHAWAQCRGWAAANAPDAVHLAASSTAAGALALLDPASRPGDAAICAPIVAEEHPELEVLASDIGDNPGAVTRFVLVSRPGTLPARTGADKTSVAVPLPEDRAGALMEILEQFAARGVNLSRIESRPTGRYLGHYFFSIDVDGHIQDARIADALAGLHRISPQIRFLGSYPRADGARPLVRDHVTDHAFASARGWVDGILGAPAR
- a CDS encoding arylamine N-acetyltransferase family protein, with protein sequence MTGGAGRTGRGDARFLSAYFRRIGYTGDAAPTLAAIAAVHAHHTRAIPFENLAPATGSAVDITDEGIETALVDRRRGGYCFQHAGLLSRALAAMGVDGVENHLCRVYWGRGPGAGAPARTHQATVVEAEGRRYLVDAGFGGFNPSGILPLGLAPEDSAVSTPLGTFRAVDVAVAGLPAGDTPGIDLVVQARLGEGWATLYGVDLGAHARADFEVANWYVSTSDIPPFTRSLMASIRTETERITLANLELAVRTYRPDGASTVQRSTLGSADELREAARELFRIEDATLDWDRAYRVAAQA
- a CDS encoding diacylglycerol/lipid kinase family protein, which encodes MRGWIIAGAVAAAGGVAVASWWGVRRLKEQHARSAMAEPAGPPPAGPQQVAVVLNPIKERADEARMLIEAACRGAGWPEPLVFHTTKADPGYTAARRALEAGADVVIPCGGDGTVRVVAEVLAGTDAALGLVPLGTGNLLARNLDLDVTRLAQCVHTAVFGRQRRIDTAALVLTAPDGTRSTHTFLVIAGVGMDAEILNDTSEDLKRVVGWMAYTEAGIRHMPGQRRRRVEISLDGGDFQTRRVRSVLFANCSKLPGGVDFIPDAFIDDGVLDVAVMSPRSLIGWIAMYVKIMVQHKRQLPVMQFYGAQRVAIRVPEPIQAQVDGDVVGSATRVDVEVRPASLLVRVA